Within the Trichoderma breve strain T069 chromosome 3, whole genome shotgun sequence genome, the region AAGCTTCAATACCTACCTCATGGCTTTGCACGATATTGGCATCGCAACAACTGTAAATATTGTGAAGCGTCCGCTTTAACAGTCCACAGAAACTAAATCTTTTTTTCGGAAATATGTTCtataaagaaaagagagggagtcggttttttttataatgCGCGGTCTAGCTGCTACTAAGAGCCATGTTTACTACCAACGTTCGAGCTGTCGTCGCCCACTATAATTGCAGTAGGTGATGATCAAACATACGCATGCGGGTTCTTCCATTGAATCTCAAATTCTCCAAAAGGATTCGCGGTTCAGACCTGATCCAATCAGTTTCCTTTTACCAACACTATGAGATCAGCTACGGCATTATAGGCTAAAGACGAGGGTGGTGGAAGGATCCTCAAAAACTGCTCATCTTGGAAACTCATTCGGTTAAGGTGAAGGCCATGCTAACAACTAGCCCAATATATTTCTAGAATAACCTGCCAAGCCGAAAACCCTTTTCTATTGTTTATTGTCGAAGATATTTGTGTACTGCTGAAGCAAAAGATTCTGGTCAAAATCCTGCGCCATCTTTTCAACTGTTGCAGATTCAGGATCAGATTTTGCCAAATCCAAGTCCATCATGAATGTTGCTCTAACGTCTCCTGGTAATTGGTTTCCATTACTATTGCTGCCATTGATATCGTGCAAAACTTGCCGCGCGGTTGGGCTTGTGATATCTCCTTTACGCAAAGCCATCGACAGGAGGGCTGTCGAGATGGCTCGTGTAACACGCCAACACGGTCGAAGTCGTTCGTAGCCATAAACACAGagtaaaaagtaaaagaacCAGTTTTCGTCTTTGGGTTGGTGTAGAACGGCGTTGGCCAAGTAAGTCAAAGCCGTATGCCATAATATCGAATAAGATGATGAGGCAAAGTTGAGCCTATAGTTGATAATGAGCTGCTTAAGCTGGCGAGCCGATGCGATGCACACATTTTCCGGAGTGCTATGAGGACTGGTGAAGGTTTTCAGGTGCTGATTCTTTATGTCGCTAGACATTGAAAACCTAAACAAGTCGAGGATTGCGGCATGAAGCCATATGCTACAGATATGATTAGGGTTTGGGCTGAATGGGGATACATTCACTTCAATTACATGATGCATACGTACTGTAAAATTTGTACATAATGCGGGCTTTGATCGTTTCGAGACAGTTTTGGCGGTAGGCGGTTGCTCCAGGCTAACAATTCACGAAACTTGAATTCTGCAAAGTAGAGAGTTCTCCTGTCACCCGCGAGTGGCCCTTTGTGCCTGTACATTATAGCTAGTTCATGTAATATGGACCAGAACTGACAGATATAAGGGAATACTCCTCCCATATACGGGGGATCAGGCTCGACTTGTGGATTGTCTGAGTTTTCGGGCTCTCCTGTTGTATCTGGTTGGGGATTCCAAGGGATAGGCAGTTTAGGTGGAATCTTGGGGCATTGCAGACCTGGTTGGCGGTAAAATAGAGACATGTGACTGTTAAAGGTGAGCATTGAGATTGTCTACTCGAAGTGACGGGAGGATGAGAATGTGAATACTCACGTAATCCAGTTGAATGATCCCCAAGCCGCGTACAGCTGCGCAGTCTTTGCTGGTTCTGGCATAAGCTCAatttgttgttgtttgtgatTTGCCCCAACCCCAAAGAGGCCCATACGGACGGCCATCTGGGATGCTTCGTTGAGATATGCCAAGACAACGTGATCTCTACCCTGGCCCAAGTAACCTAAACTCAGAAACTGTACGGCTGCTAAATTCAGTATTGAGTCATAACTACGCTGGCGTTCCCAAAGCGACTCCGCCTCAGCGCAGAAACGAAGTGCCAGTGAGCCACTATCGGGGTCTTGAGCATTATTCAGCTGCTATTTCTTCAGTTAGATCTTGAATTGCAGAGACTAGTTGCATGTATATGCTAGTACTTACGCATGCCCAATAAAGAAGCGCGTTGACAAGCATTGGGGAACAGTAGTCCGTCTTGCCCGCCGTGAGGCTACCTACAAACAAGTTTGGCTCGAAGAATCCCAAGAGGGGGTGATCTGTTTCCAAATATAGAGAGATTGCACGAGCAGCATACTCATTACTAATTATCACACTCGTCCAATTGCTTATATCTAATTGGGCGAGACGACTGTCACAAAGAGGAGGTCCAGGTACTGCTTCGGGCTCTGCTTCGTGCTGTGTTATGCCTTGCAAAGACTCAGTGCCCGAACCTCTCCTCGTTGTATGCACAAGCTGCTGGTACGTGGCCTCTTCTAGAGTTTCTAGGCTCAGATTTGGTGTTGCAGGATATGCATTTGGATACTGAGGTCCTAGCTCCAAAGATTGAAATGCATCGCTCATCGTCGCCGCTTCGAAGCTAGGATCAGAAGGCTGCAAAGTGCCAGCTTTATCTCTCAGACTAGAGAGAACAGCAGAAGCGTCACCCTCTTTTTTCAGACTCCTTAATTTGTCCAAGACTTTGTCTTCTGGAAGTTCGTTCAGCAGGCGAATTGCTTCGAGGAGTAGCGATTGAGACTCTTCCGATACTGCAGAATCATCCCTGTACACGCAATCGCTCTGTGTACTCTCACAAGCTGAACAAACTGGTCTTTGGCCGTCGCACTGTGAATGTTAATTTCAATCGATGATAACTTCGCATCTCTAATAATGGACATACCCGGATCTTTTTGCGGCGGCAGGCGTTGCAGGCTATTGAAACACCAACACGACGTCGCTTGGATTCTAGTACCCCCGAGGAGGTGGCCCCAGAATCTTTGTTGTCTTGTGAGCGTTTAGGGGTGATGGATACGTAATTATGCATGGTTGTGATTCATAGATTCATGATAATCGACTGAAATAGCATGGAACCGCACTTGAAATAGCCTTTGGGAGGAAAGGGTATTGACAGCCTTGCCACATGCTCCGGTCACATCATGTTGACGATGCTCAGAGGCTGTAGCGGTTGTGCTGTACGCTAGGGCTTAGCGTCAGAAATGGCTGAGACATGACAGCATGCTAACAGCTATAGTGGACATGATCTGGCTGGCGAAATAATGTGGTGATCTCATAAGTTGCCAGattggcatcatcttgaGCCCGGAGCGAATCAGAAGGCGGTCATTGTTTCGATCGCCATGTGGAAGCCGTCGCGTGCGGCGGGTGAGAAAGGGCTGGAATTCCACCTGGTATCCAGTTAATCTGACGGCTACTCCATGCTAGCTGTATGTTATACATGTGGATATGAAGTCTTCACCACGCAACAGTTTATAGTGAAGCACTATTCAATGGGCCATATTTATCATTCTCGTGAGCAGTGACCTCGACAGATTCCTTACAATCAATTGTCACCGTGTCAGTCGCAAATCATTGGCCATTGTACCCATTGGTTATCATTCCAGAGGTGTAACCACCAAAACGACCTTCTTTATCAACCCATCCAACCAATACACAAAGTTTTCGGTACAAGAAGTATCGCGCGCTTGATTTCCTGATTCCGTACGGTTATATagtattaagtaaattatttcCGAAGAGATTTTCTAAGCATTGATCACGAGACAGCTCTCAACATGGTTCTATCCAAGTGGCTTGAAAGGCATCCCACTAGATGGCATTGCGGTAGCCTATTGCCACATAGATATAAGGCGTGCAGCAAGTCCTTCCAATTACGCATCCAGAAACATACTGAATTAGCGTTAAATGCCACTGAAAGCACACCAAGATAGTATTTGATAATAGTCAGTACCCCAAGTTGGCTAATCGGTACCCTAGCGACTGCGTGAGGTTCAAGTGTGACAACAGGATGCGAAGGAAAACCTTTCATTTGAGATACTTACGTACTACCGGTTCTTTATTCTAGTGTCTGCTAATATAATCTGCAAATATGGCGATATTCCTCGGGTTTCTGGCATTACGACTCACGACTTATGTATGCAGCTTTAAATCTGAGACACAGATGCTGGATGACAGACTTGGGGTACTTGCTCATATTCTTTTCAATCATATATCAGCAATGTCGGATAATAACTAGCCATCGTAATCACTTTATCAAAATGACTAAATATTCATCATTGGTTGTCGCTGGttttcggcttcttctctcggcACTGATAAAGCGACGCAATGGAACAGCTTCATTCTTCGGAAACTCTCTGTAGCCTTTGAACACCTACATCTAGATCCGTGCGGGCCAGGATTTGGCATCTCTTGAAATATCTTCGGATATTAAATCTCAAGTACTGTCTCTTTGTTCTTCCAGTTAATTGACAGACACGCGACATTCTATGTCCGACAGCGCCTATCCCCGCAGCCAATGCCAAGATGCGGGCCTAAATCTACGAAGGATTCGTTAACGTACAAATAAGAGAGGACAGTGCACAACTGTATTATACAAGGTTGGATGCCTAAAAGTAGTCAGGCCATGCTTGTCTCGCCTTTCCAATCAACATTGACTCAGCCTCATTTGTGAAACTCTTCCCCTCCATTTAAAAGGCTGCTCTTCACTCTTCCACTCAACATTTGCAGCGTTGCATTTTTGTATTCGGCAAGCAAATCAGGCCCAACTTCATCAATTCATTCGCTATCTCTGCATCAGGTATTGTCTTCCTCCCAATGGTTTAGATCCAACATTTACTCATATTTGAACCATAAGCCGGGATGTCCATGTCCCAGCCggaaggacaagaagactTGGTGAAGGTCGCCGATATAAGACCCCTCCCGTTCGATGCATCAGAGCAACGACAGTCCTCTATGAATGAGAGCAACCCTCAAGACGGGGTGAGAAAAAACGATGCAGCAAAGCATCATGTTATCCCTGACGAGTCTGCACTGCGGAGCTCTACCACAGATAGCCCACAAGCCCTTCAAGATGTCGCCTCTCCAGAATCGCTGGGCGATACCAATTGTATAGTGTTTGATAAAGAAGCCGCCGACTCAGACACAGGTACCATCGAAAATATGTCTCTTGGAGACTTTCAGATACCCGAAGAGTCTCCGGAACCTGCAGCCAGCACGCCCCTAGAAGCCTATCAGGCGCAATTGATGCGCATTGAGGCACGAGGGAAAAAACCTCTGCAGATGACTCGTCAAGAACAACCAGAGCCTGATATTAATTTGTTACAACAAAAATATGAGTCGCGATGGAAGCTTCTTGAGGAGCAGACCAAAACCCGCCTTGTCATGGCACGTCAAGAACAGCCGGAACCTGCAACTGGTTCAACCCAACCAGACTATGAGTTGCAATTGAGACTCCTCGAGGCGCAGAACAAGAGGCGCATTGAGATGGCTCGTCAAGAACAATCTAAACTCAATACCCAGCAGCCGCACCTTGAGGCACAAAGCAAACAATCTTCTGAGATGACTGGTCAAGAACAGCCGAAACCTGCAATCAGTTTAGCTCAGCAAGACTACGAGCAACAGCTGAGGCTCCTCGAGGCGCAGAACAAAAAGCGCCTTCAGATGGCTCGTCAAGAACAATCTCCACTCAATATCCAGCCGCCGCAGACtcaaatgaagatgaaggggTCTCCAGAGCCTAATGTTATGGCTATTATGCCCTCAACGCAAGGAAATGCAACCGCGGGTAGCGGAAACATGATGGCAACTCTGCCACCTGGAGCTCGATACTTCGTACCGGCCTCTACATCCCACCCGTCGAATCCAGTGGCTATGGATGTGAAGATTATTCCTAATTCAGAAGCCCAGCCCGTCAGTAAACCCAATTCTGAAGACTGGGCAACATCAATGCTAATAGATTCCTCCAGACAACCCTATCAATGCCACCAAACCCTCCAGGTTCTCAGGTTCTCGATTTACAAAGGCAACTCAGAGTTTTCAAGCTTAAGAACCAAGTACTTAAACGACAGTTGAACGAATCAAAAGGGCTCAATTTCGCTATATTCCACTGCTTTATCGGacaagaaggggaagagacCTATCTCGGGAAGCCTTACTGGATAAAAAGTGGTGACAAATTCCAGCTCAAGGCCTACCCACCTGTACTTTATCCCGATGCATACATTCTCTACAAACCTCTCGCATTCGTTATTTACAGATATTACTCGTCGGATATATCAACAGAAGACAGAGAAGCCCTACAGCAAGGTCATatgccagagccagagccgaTCCGCGAGGTCATAAAGCTCTTTTCAGACGATATAATAAAAGCAGTAAAGTTATTTGAgaaagaggatgaagaagctcagAAGAAGCTTTCCGTCAAGAAAGAGATGTCAGCGCCGTACCGATGGTGGTACCACTACCGCGCCAATCGAAACAAAATCTCTAATCTACCGAAGGCCGAACGCAAGCTCATCCACCTTTTGGCCAATTGGATTGATGTCAATTACAGTGAGCTATACGACAGAGTTGATGACCAATTCAAGCGCGGCGTGGTCTCCGCCgcatctttgcctttcttGGTCCAGCCTGGAGAGGTTTTGGTTCGTAAAAATGCAGAGGGCGTCGAAGCTTTCTGCGCAACGTCTTGGTTAGataaagagaagagaaattcTGAGATGCAAGTGCCTCCTGAAGATCCGGACTGGACCTTCCTATCGGTACCGTCGCCGAAGAACTCCGACTGGAGTTGGGAGGTTGACGCTTGGTCATACGTGTATAGCGGAAATTTTTATCGGCTGATGAGAAGACTCGTTATAAATCTTGACGTGGCTACAGCTGATACGGAAGTTCCCATTTTGGACTTGGATGTGTTCCCGCTCCGATTTGCCTCACAAGAGTTGCGAGAAACGCTGGAGCGGCGAGGCAAGACCTTCTGGAACAGTCGATATGGCAACTACGTCTCATACTATAACCAAAACAAGAACGAAGAGCATGCTGTGAGTTATCAAAATTAGCTACCACCTAGAAACCGAAATTGCTAATGCGTCGACGTAGCAGGAAGAGTCTTACATGATAGATTGGCGAGCATACGCAACCAAACCCCCTCTATCGATGCCTGGTCAACGCGCAACACCTAAAGAAAATGACTTGATACCTGAATTCAAGGTGAAATCCCGGTATATGCAGATAGATTTGCGTCCATCAGAGCCTGACGTGTATCTTTTTCCTCGAACTGCCATCGGTTACCATCTACAGCGCAAGGAATGGAGTACGTATTCCCATACTCGTGAAAGTGATATGCAGACGGGCAACACACTGACACCTTACAACTTAGATCACCTGAACGTCGATCAAATCCAGCAGATGCCTTGGAATGAGAAGGCATTTGGTAACATCGCTTCAGACGTCGAGATGAAAGAACTAGTCCAGGCTCTCATAGCAACCAAGATTTCTGCTGCGGATATAGCAAAAGACTGGATGCGTAAGAAAGACGACATCCTCATCACGGTCCTTCATGGAGGCCCAGGAACAGGAAAGCCATTCACGACCGAGAGTATTGCTGAGATAGCACAGGGACAGATCTTGCAGGTGAAATGCAGCAAACCTGACATCACAGCCGAGTATCTGAAGTCAATGTTCCACGATGGCGGACGTTGGCGCGCTTTACTTATGTtcgaagatgcagaggctCTCCTAGAGCAGCGCTCTCTGGATGGCGTGCCATCTACTACGCTCGTCTCGGACTTTTTATCCGAAGTCGAGCGCTTTGATGGTCTTATCATCTTAACTTCAAAGAGTGCTGGTGATCTCGATGAGTTGCTCAAGTCACGCACACGGCTATCTGTACACTACGAAACATCAACTCAGCAACGACGGGCGCAGATCTGGCGCAACTTTTTGAGTCAACTCGACCCCCTAGGCGAAAAGAACATTGACTTTGATGGCATTAATACTCACATGGACGAACTGTCAGAAAAAGTTATAAGCGAGCATCAGATCTGCAATGCCATGACTACCGCCTGGCAGTTGGCTCAGTTCCAAGGCAAAATGATGACCATCGACCACTTGAGATATGTCAATAGCTGGGCTGATCTTCGTGAGGGAATGACTCTCGGCTGGCTCTGGCCTGGCTCTCACGAGTTGCCAAATTACAAGCGGTGAAGGCTGTGCTCAAGATAGTCTCCCGAATATCGCTCATTCCGTCTTTTGAATACTCTGACCAACAGTTTTACGACCAACAGCTTTACGGATTTACAACTTTACGGATATAGAGCTTCACGACCAACAATATGAGCCATTCATTAATAATGCGATAAAACCATCTGCCAACTAAGGAAAACGTTTACAAAAACAGATTGATCAATATGTTTCTTAACCTCTTCCAATATGATTATGTTCTACCAATTTCCTATTTTTATTCAATCTATATGATGAATTACCTGACTGTGTTCCCTGCTTAAACATCAACCAACACCAGAAGGATTTTCCACCATGTccagagaaacaaaagaaccTGCCGATTTCAGACTAGTCTTAGTTGTCCATAAATAATTTTACCTTGGCTGTGAAGGCTGTGCTGCCTCCACGTTGAATCCTCTTGATACCATGGGAAATGCATGTTGTTAGGTTGACACTGATGGATCATTCAGATCTGGGTTGTCTTAGGGTAACACTAACCTGCTGtccagcatcccatgtcTTAAATTTAAGACTACCAGAGTGATAAAAAATAGGACCAGAAGCTAGACAAATACAGCCATAGCAGCTGTTATATATAGCGACAGTAGTAGAAAGTAATGATAGTGCCAAATACCAAAAGAGCTCGATATCTACTATTGACTACTAAGACTAGAGAAGTACATTGAGAGGCCGTTTTCCAAGTATCTTGTCCGACAATGCAAGCTCACACAGTCAATAAGATGTCAGTTAAGCAGCATTTCCCTCGTTTCATTATAAATGCGGTGACGTTGTGTGGCCTACGTGCAGTTATATGTACAGCAGCCCCGCTGCTCGGGCATCAAGCCGAGCAATGACATGAAGGCGTTAGGCGCCGTTGGGTCTATCTTAATGTCACACATGTATagatatgtacatgtacagtactCCAGATTGCAAGAAACTCTTGTTTATCTGCAATGATGCTGCCAATTCTCAACATCATTGCATTCTCAACCGTTCATACACATCGCAGCGCAGAGTGTCCCAGTTATAAGAGAGCAGCGCCAAGCTAAGCCGAAATCACGGCTCATCAGCACAATGTCCACCTTCCACCCCTTCCCTCGTCTACCAACTGAGCTTCGCCTTCGTATCTGGAGCTTGACAGCGTTCCCTCGTATGATACATGTGAAGCGACAGTGTGTAGGTGCATACGTGGAGTTTGGTCTGCAGTATATGGCTACATCGACGCCTTACCCTGCGGTGGTGCAGGTCTGCCAGGAGTCTCGACAACACGCGCCATACCAGCGAGCCTTTACAACCGGTGCCAATCCGCGGTATATCTGGGTCAACTTTGAATCTGACCTGATTTGCAATGACGACAGCCGCGACCCGTTGAATCTCGAGCCACACGAACAAGATATACAACGACTCAGGTTCTCCATTAATGACGAGTTGGCTTACGACTACATCACCAATTACGGCAACCAAGGGTTTAAAAAGATCACCAATATCAAAGAGATCTACATCGCAGTAGATAGAGAAATCGCGGGCTTTAGTATTGAGTTTCTGGCAGCCACTGTGAACAAACATGAATGCTTCAATGGAAATGACGACAAGGTCAAATTCCTCGACGTCGGGTCAGGTTATATGATGGATGCCAATCAGCTCCGCATATTCAGTGATTGGAAGAATTATTATTCTTTTGATACTCATGGA harbors:
- a CDS encoding fungal zn(2)-Cys(6) binuclear cluster domain-containing protein; its protein translation is MHNYVSITPKRSQDNKDSGATSSGVLESKRRRVGVSIACNACRRKKIRCDGQRPVCSACESTQSDCVYRDDSAVSEESQSLLLEAIRLLNELPEDKVLDKLRSLKKEGDASAVLSSLRDKAGTLQPSDPSFEAATMSDAFQSLELGPQYPNAYPATPNLSLETLEEATYQQLVHTTRRGSGTESLQGITQHEAEPEAVPGPPLCDSRLAQLDISNWTSVIISNEYAARAISLYLETDHPLLGFFEPNLFVGSLTAGKTDYCSPMLVNALLYWACLNNAQDPDSGSLALRFCAEAESLWERQRSYDSILNLAAVQFLSLGYLGQGRDHVVLAYLNEASQMAVRMGLFGVGANHKQQQIELMPEPAKTAQLYAAWGSFNWITHMSLFYRQPGLQCPKIPPKLPIPWNPQPDTTGEPENSDNPQVEPDPPYMGGVFPYISWSNRLPPKLSRNDQSPHYVQILHIWLHAAILDLFSPHSTPENVCIASARQLKQLIINYRLNFASSSYSILWHTALTYLANAVLHQPKDENWFFYFLLCVYGYERLRPCWRVTRAISTALLSMALRKGDITSPTARQVLHDINGSNSNGNQLPGDVRATFMMDLDLAKSDPESATVEKMAQDFDQNLLLQQYTNIFDNKQ
- a CDS encoding ATPase family associated with various cellular activities (AAA) domain-containing protein, translated to MSMSQPEGQEDLVKVADIRPLPFDASEQRQSSMNESNPQDGVRKNDAAKHHVIPDESALRSSTTDSPQALQDVASPESLGDTNCIVFDKEAADSDTGTIENMSLGDFQIPEESPEPAASTPLEAYQAQLMRIEARGKKPLQMTRQEQPEPDINLLQQKYESRWKLLEEQTKTRLVMARQEQPEPATGSTQPDYELQLRLLEAQNKRRIEMARQEQSKLNTQQPHLEAQSKQSSEMTGQEQPKPAISLAQQDYEQQLRLLEAQNKKRLQMARQEQSPLNIQPPQTQMKMKGSPEPNVMAIMPSTQGNATAGSGNMMATLPPGARYFVPASTSHPSNPVAMDVKIIPNSEAQPTTLSMPPNPPGSQVLDLQRQLRVFKLKNQVLKRQLNESKGLNFAIFHCFIGQEGEETYLGKPYWIKSGDKFQLKAYPPVLYPDAYILYKPLAFVIYRYYSSDISTEDREALQQGHMPEPEPIREVIKLFSDDIIKAVKLFEKEDEEAQKKLSVKKEMSAPYRWWYHYRANRNKISNLPKAERKLIHLLANWIDVNYSELYDRVDDQFKRGVVSAASLPFLVQPGEVLVHKEKRNSEMQVPPEDPDWTFLSVPSPKNSDWSWEVDAWSYVYSGNFYRLMRRLVINLDVATADTEVPILDLDVFPLRFASQELRETLERRGKTFWNSRYGNYVSYYNQNKNEEHAEESYMIDWRAYATKPPLSMPGQRATPKENDLIPEFKVKSRYMQIDLRPSEPDVYLFPRTAIGYHLQRKEWNHLNVDQIQQMPWNEKAFGNIASDVEMKELVQALIATKISAADIAKDWMRKKDDILITVLHGGPGTGKPFTTESIAEIAQGQILQVKCSKPDITAEYLKSMFHDGGRWRALLMFEDAEALLEQRSLDGVPSTTLVSDFLSEVERFDGLIILTSKSAGDLDELLKSRTRLSVHYETSTQQRRAQIWRNFLSQLDPLGEKNIDFDGINTHMDELSEKVISEHQICNAMTTAWQLAQFQGKMMTIDHLRYVNSWADLREGMTLGWLWPGSHELPNYKR